Proteins co-encoded in one Neodiprion lecontei isolate iyNeoLeco1 chromosome 3, iyNeoLeco1.1, whole genome shotgun sequence genomic window:
- the LOC107219867 gene encoding vacuolar protein sorting-associated protein 13 isoform X1, with translation MVFESVIAELLNKVLGDYIENLDHKQLKLSLWGGDVVLKDLLIKESALDKLDQPIKLAYGRLGKLILKIPFKDMWNGQVDAIIEELYLLVVPGSQTQYDAEKEAKTTLEAKQSEIARVERTKREAEVKGPEKLDDSMVEKLVARMIKNIHVEIKKIHVRYEDHTSFKDAPFAIGFTLSNFTVESCDESWTTSGNLKDMHAIAQIYKLCTLDGLGVYLNPTSEQISNQLQYNERYTELFTQGIATMDYKPLGYQYLLGPINAKVKLKLNPKPETDGSNYTIPKVWMDAEMQKLKIGLTKLQYQTIMRLGEGLDRAQKAAPYKKYRPNLTSYRGHYKEWWKFAYTCVLEETIRRCQRNWDWNHMKQHRDTCRSYAKAYHAKLTNKKVAQNILDHLTECERTLDIFNLVIIRQQIELEVERLAEKEKSLKAKRGWFGFLWGSSQTEEEQDLTSAAAIMRKFEEAMTPQEKEKLYRAIDYQENSGLTHYPETYEDVDCRFFLHGLEVFVLDTEKEFPQVLDLQFNGVQVGFKSRPSGNGITATASINNLKLLGVRQQETVPVLLSSEEENSDSMLFAVTYEKNPIDKLCGDRVIIKSTSVQVVYDAHTIIELVSVFKVQDNSTLTQIQAAAAMQLEGLKEMSALGLEYAIEKHSILDIQVDLQASQLIVPHKGFYTGNESLFVLNLGSLKVNSLAKPRDSEAPATVKQLVDMGKSEEDILAQLRTYSYDKFIMKIVNFQALVCLPNENWRETLSTGVVGCMTVLKPTTLEIQLDKCLILDDPLLPKMKILGQLPSVALNISDSRLLEAITIAHSIPLPQNEDVPAPQPLSTKSASQLSLKKELSAIPSMIEKKQSKVALKQTTDLEAKFVMKEFVVTLVQQEGSADSEIQQPFLKIEVLKLEAEMVQRSFDQDVKLRLGGVQVTQYHDKGEIFMINTPMASGIEEYLIIIQYVTVNKHSPEFSTVHGSVLQLLQMEFTKLDVLLHQEAIINVLKFISNVQGRVSATTEHTIETEAVISTPTRFATIHEEGPHLINAGKQKILKATNQRKKRIVVECIDLKIQARVGLIGIKMASDAMDISTFLIKNVVAGYIVKTSYSQANVNIGSIQIADHSSTSIYENIMSVTSSESLQVQAVIYNVEPWEVDKNNMSIKVVMGCHRVVFLNSFVTRVMNFLNHFQAAQEAIKEASAAAAEAAKTNIKDVQEGATRIELGIKIKAPVVYIPMNSKSEHALMLDMGNLTVTNTLKKLEVISEDGNSPIVDEMKIDLQDIKLSRVKLNKNEFVTDNEVLLLHPLSFTFLIKRNLSTAWFTAIPDIDMSGRLKKIELSVSQADYGTIIKVLNENLGETVDNPEPDVAQSSKVSPAVEWNRQQSIKPDLEITRQSEVTKPQEQKQIHTLVKFEFIMDSLVINLFSGGSKLLASDTSPLHLAENGLAKFSLSHFAVKGRMFGDGLLATSILLMNCTLDDTRLNREGSLTRIMERIDEPLQKDESSPEKDAKPIRSMVDMTLRKGINDTFVDVRVFSFSIIVSLDYLMKIKDFFNVEQPPSTQTPPAIVQKGVNETNTKKNKSSVNVQPTATMITLNLHIEKPDIILLEDMDNIDSNCIILNTEVLLKLRMVGDHQTISGSIKDTSILTGIYNPLRRSESIYQVLRPCSISLAGSTPEGKGLHVDICCTDIHVSVSPGVIEILNKVVQTVTKAQDDDEDLVKPEPNYSGVWTITPFRENDYWFLKAETGVEAFEDFTINEGSETDFGYKHELAVVSAPTILLTLEAGVGNKTLPMLLFYLGFQSNVNDWSTRTMSIECTMTLAVAYYNSCLALWEPLIEPMESRKHGKRISSPWELNTKIQFHDLSIDSPSASVASPSTESDPEVPQQSAKMSIDVSSTENLELTVTKTCLDVLKQLGNAFSNAMEPGKMQVVKMAPYLLKNETGLSMTLHLENGYFKVIDDPLAASNSSTGSYMEVVLESGASVELAPTVVKSAKTHILDELKAESVKIQSDNTFVVSFKGIENKLEVPVLRADKRYFSLKHRGDGADEWGIISDVVVEGGSTIVTLRSVLQVHNHFSEPISVYYMTKRGNEVECVGTVEPDQCLNLPIDAVYTPTNELFFNVEGYTVSIIPFIWKDLQKTVSMTKLLQCEPRSHQEYVEPFYIKMFFMMIMVGSFLCNNNTLGLLLDVIDWHSILNRSISYVERRCSSINKSEVPKYLEGPIQAVGEIEQVYLENTSRHTMSSTSYNIHLYPSVYLKNFLPLNIVISLPGIMDEKLVEASKILPISTIEPGRSSIVIKLPQYLEKDWSCRVEIQANPPEFSVCSFESYDSPQRVVMDLGIHTSFKHGSLIMALYCPFWMLNKTGLMLYYRKSSKSAGKDHSSPTKRWISSLKPHPRRGEYDKRKGKSSSEDNLNVLYHPETYKGIILFSFSRKAFFGKKKAMIRVEEGEWSDKFSIDVAGSKGVVSCKYKGLVYQIGVHNQLTYNSLTKQITFTPYYVLINNSDFFIECQESERPADPLFKIPPGECTAFWPRSEQEVKTLKAKVVGHPETTPAFIYTDVHTTLLKLENKYGGINVDVQINEGGIYISMSGYTPGNAPALIINHTSHTINLWEKGSMNVRSIQSYNRMFYTWENPAGSRTLVWEDGNKKEIENDLRQDKLGPFTLPEVDEEVFYVTFLDGIQRVLLFTANLKIAEDCELAGALEANDQEITLNIHGVGVSLVNNISRTELLYMCIASSGVIWETRKSLGGQWRALSTKDVIAIEDGYQNYLRELQIGRDPPYRIMLEPKLEVDYLNMQMMKPHRRYIHRTFQTGLWMQYRSSVHQVQLHAKINRLQIDNQLHDCVFPVILAPVPPPKSIVHSSVMKPFAELSILKRLLEHSTVQQFKYFKVLIQEFHIKVDIGFIGAITDLFKDDEASDAEESGLFQQDMKLVTEPLMYHVSQITTAEQKNFFDLLHFSPLKIHISFSMTGSSTQLPQVLNVLLQGIGVTLTDINDIVFKLAYFERQFTFMTHNQLTSEATNHYVGQAIKQAYVLVLGLDVIGNPYGLVVGTMKGIEDLFYEPFQGAIQGPGEFAEGLLLGVRSMFGHTVGGMAGAVSKITGAMGKGIAALTFDKDYQRKRQEQLNKQPANLQEGLARSGKGLVMGVFDGVTGVVMKPISGAKEEGVEGFFKGFGKGVVGLVTRPTAGVIDFASGSFGAVKRATEMGEEVKRVRPPRFLQLDNLVRPYIRHEADGNKILLELEKGKYANTDIYVYHVNVNKDVVLLTDKRIAFLVHNDLFGGWQVEWSYTWTEVGNTPKVVERGVEVPVKETHKKKKLGNFFSGTDHGKIILVSDPEIKQVLCRKIEEQIKQVSS, from the exons ATGGTTTTCGAATCGGTCATCGCCGAACTCCTCAACAAGGTGTTAGGCgattatattgaaaatcttGACCACAAACAGCTCAAGCTGAGCTTGTGGGGAG GGGATGTAGTACTGaaagatttattaataaaGGAATCGGCACTTGACAAACTTGACCAACCCATCAAGTTAGCCTATGGCAGGCTGG gAAAATTAATCCTGAAGATCCCTTTCAAGGATATGTGGAATGGCCAGGTGGATGCCATTATCGAAGAACTTTATTTGCTGGTTGTACCTGGTAGTCAAACGCAATATGACGCAGAAAAGGAAGCCAAAACCACACTCGAAGCTAAGCAATCTGAAATTGCCAGAGTAGAACGAACAAAACGAGAAGCTGAAGTTAAAG GTCCAGAAAAACTGGATGATTCAATGGTTGAAAAGTTGGTGGCTcggatgattaaaaatattcacgtggaaataaaaaagatacaTGTCAGATACGAAGATCATACATCATTTAAGGATGCTCCATTTGCCATTGGTTTTACTTTGAGCAACTTTACAGTTGAAAGTTGTGACGAATCATGGACAACAAGTGGTAATCTGAAAGATATGCATGCCATCGCTCAAATTTACAAA TTATGCACTTTGGATGGGTTAGGAGTTTATCTGAATCCAACATCAGAGCAGATTAGTAACCAGCTTCAATACAATGAACGATACACTGAACTTTTTACACAAGGAATTGCTACAATGGATTATAAACCTTTAGGCTACCAATACC TTCTGGGACCAATAAATGCTAAGGTAAAATTGAAGTTGAATCCAAAACCTGAAACCGATGGAAGTAATTATACAATTCCCAAAGTATGGATGGATGCAGAAAtgcaaaagttgaaaataggATTAACAAAGCTTCAGTATCAAACAATAATGAGATTGGGCGAAGGCTTGGACAGGGCACAAAAAGCTGCCCCGTATAAGAAATACAGACCAAATCTAACATCGTACCGGGGTCATTACAAAGAATG GTGGAAATTCGCATATACCTGCGTTTTGGAGGAAACAATTCGTAGGTGCCAAAGAAATTGGGATTGGAATCACATGAAACAGCACAGGGATACCTGTCGTAGCTATGCAAAAGCTTATCATGCAAAACTGACTAATAAAAAAGTGGCACAGAATATTTTGGATCATCTTACAGAATGTGAGAGAACCTTGGACATCTTTAATTTGGTCATCATTAGACAGCAAATTGAACTAGAG GTCGAACGGCTagcagagaaagaaaaaagtcttAAGGCAAAAAGAGGCTGGTTCGGTTTTCTGTGGGGAAGCAGTCAAACAGAGGAAGAACAAGATCTTACTTCAGCGGCAGCTATTA tgCGCAAATTTGAAGAAGCGATGACGCCGcaagagaaagaaaagttgTATCGAGCTATAGACTATCAAGAAAACTCTGGTTTAACTCATTACCCTGAAACATACGAGGATGTTGACTGTCGTTTCTTTCTACATGGACTCGAGGTTTTTGTACTTGATACTGAAAAAGAATTCCCTCAGGTATTGGATTTGCAGTTCAATGGTGTTCAGGTTGGATTTAAATCACGACCATCTGGTAATGGCATAAC GGCTACTGCTTCAATCAACAATTTGAAGCTGCTTGGTGTTAGGCAACAGGAAACAGTTCCTGTGTTATTGTCATccgaagaagaaaattctgACAGCATGTTATTTGCTGTTACTTACGAGAAAAATCCAATTGATAAATTGTGTGGAGATCGTGTTATAATCAAGTCTACTTCCGTACAAGTTGTCTACGACGCACATACCATTATTGAATTAGTTAGTGTATTCAAAGTACAAGATAATTCGACGTTGACTCA AATTCAAGCTGCAGCTGCTATGCAACTAGAAGGTTTGAAAGAGATGTCCGCATTAGGTCTAGAATATGCTATCGAGAAGCACTCTATACTAGACATTCAG GTTGATCTACAAGCATCTCAATTGATTGTACCGCATAAAGGTTTTTATACAGGCAATGAATCGTTGTTTGTACTCAACTTGGGTAGCTTGAAAGTAAATTCCTTAGCAAAACCAAGAGATAGTGAAGCACCTGCTACTGTTAAACAATTAGTTGACATGGGAAAATCCGAGGAAGATATTTTAGCACAACTCAGAACCTACAGTTATGACAAGTTTATTATGAAAATAGTGAATTTTCAG GCACTCGTATGTTTGCCAAATGAGAATTGGCGTGAAACTTTATCTACTGGTGTTGTGGGTTGCATGACTGTGTTGAAACCAACTACTTTGGAAATTCAGCTTGACAAATGTTTGATTCTTGACGATCCTTTACTGcctaaaatgaaaattctggGTCAGCTTCCATCCGTAGCTCTCAACATATCTG ATTCAAGATTGTTAGAAGCGATCACAATTGCGCATAGCATTCCTCTACCGCAAAACGAAGATGTACCTGCACCACAACCATTGAGT ACCAAATCAGCCTCACAATTATCCTTGAAGAAAGAATTGTCTGCAATTCCTTctatgattgaaaaaaaacagtcaAAGGTTGCTTTAAAACAAACAACTGATTTGGAAGCCAAGTTTGTAATGAAAG AATTCGTTGTCACACTCGTGCAACAAGAAGGCTCTGCAGATTCTGAGATACAACAGCCTTTCCTTAAAATTGAAGTATTAAAGTTGGAGGCAGAGATGGTCCAGCGATCGTTTGACCAAGATGTAAAGCTAAGACTTGGCGGTGTACAAGTCACACAGTATCATGACAAGGGAGAGATCTTCATGATAAACACCCCCATGGCCAGTGGCATTGAAGAATATCTTATTATAATTCAATATGTAACT GTAAATAAGCATTCTCCAGAATTCTCCACAGTCCATGGTTCTGTTCTACAGTTATTacagatggagtttaccaagCTGGATGTATTGCTTCACCAAGAAGCTATCATCAATGTTCTTAAATTTATCTCGAATGTTCAG GGCAGGGTATCTGCAACTACTGAACATACTATTGAAACTGAAGCAGTTATATCAACACCAACTCGGTTTGCGACAATTCATGAAGAGGGACCTCATTTGATAAATGCAGGCAAACAGAAGATTCTTAAAGCAACAAACCAAC gtaaaaaaagaatagtCGTTGAATGCATAGATCTTAAAATTCAAGCAAGAGTCGGATTAATAGGAATAAAAATGGCCAGCGATGCCATGGACATCAGTACATTCCTCATAAAAAATGTAGTTGCTGGTTATATTGTGAAGACATCTTATTCACAAGCAAATGTGAATATTGGTTCAATTCAAATTGCTGATCACAGTTCAACGTCTATTTATGAGAAT ATTATGTCAGTAACATCATCAGAGTCTTTGCAAGTTCAAGCTGTAATTTACAATGTTGAACCATGGgaagttgataaaaataatatgtcCATAAAAGTAGTTATGGGCTGCCACAGAGTAGTATTTCTCAATTCATTCGTAACCCGTGTCATG aactttttgaatcattttcaaGCAGCGCAAGAAGCTATCAAGGAAGCATCGGCCGCTGCTGCCGAAGCTGCAAAAACCAATATTAAAGATGTACAAGAAGGAGCGACCCGGATTGAACTGGGCATTAAAATTAAG gCTCCAGTAGTTTATATACCAATGAATTCTAAAAGTGAGCATGCGTTAATGCTTGATATGGGTAATCTGACAGTGACCAACACTTTAAAAAAGTTAGAAGTTATCAGCGAAGATGGCAACTCTCCTATAgttgatgaaatgaaaattgatctaCAAGATATCAAGCTATCAag ggtcaagttgaataaaaacgAATTTGTCACTGATAATGAAGTTTTGTTACTGCATCCTCTTAGCTTCACTTTCCTAATTAAACGGAACCTGTCAACAGCATGGTTCACTGCTATCCCTGATATTGACATGTCtggtagattgaaaaaaattgaactatCAGTTAGTCAGGCCGATTATGGAACAATAATTAAAGTTTTGAACGAAAACTTGGGGGAAACTGTAGACAATCCAGAACCTGATGTTGCCCAATCTTCTAAAGTCTCACCAGCAGTGGAATGGAATAGACAACAATCAA TCAAACCAGATTTAGAAATTACAAGGCAAAGTGAAGTGACAAAACCACAGgaacaaaaacaaatacatACTCTCGTGAAATTCGAATTCATCATGGACAGTTTAGTTATCAATTTGTTTAGTGGTGGATCGAAATTG CTCGCGTCTGATACGTCTCCTTTGCATCTGGCGGAAAACGGGCTGGCCAAGTTTAGTTTGTCTCATTTCGCTGTAAAGGGACGTATGTTTGGTGATGGTTTACTAGCAACGTCTATTCTTTTGATGAATTGCACTTTGGATGATACTAGACTAAACAGAGAAGGGTCTCTGACTAGAATAATGGAAAGGATCGATGAACCACTACAAAAAGACGAATCAAGTCCCGAAAAAGATGCTAAACCCATCAGAAGTATGGTGGACATGACTCTACGAAAAGGAATAAATGATACTTTTG ttgaCGTTCGAGTCTTTTCATTCAGTATAATAGTGTCCCTGGATTATCTAATGAAAATCAAAGATTTCTTTAATGTTGAACAACCACCATCAACCCAAACTCCCCCAGCCATTGTACAAAAGGGCGTCAATGAAACAAACACCAAAAAGAATAAATCATCTGTAAATGTTCAACCTACTGCTACGATGATTACATTAAATCTCCACATTGAGAAACCAGATATAATTCTTCTTGAAGATATGGACAACATTGACTCGAACTGCATCATACTAAAT aCTGAGGTGTTGTTGAAGTTGCGAATGGTAGGTGATCATCAAACTATTTCAGGCTCCATCAAAGACACGTCAATTCTCACTGGAATCTACAATCCGTTACGGAGGTCAGAGTCCATATATCAG GTATTGAGACCCTGCAGTATTAGCTTGGCAGGTTCTACACCAGAAGGAAAGGGTTTACATGTCGATATTTGCTGCACCGACATACATGTTTCAGTTTCTCctg GTGTCATTGAGATACTAAATAAAGTCGTCCAGACAGTGACAAAAGCGCAAGATGATGACGAAGATTTGGTAAAGCCAGAACCAAATTACAGCGGAGTTTGGACAATCACTCCCTTCAGAGAGAATGATTATTGGTTCCTCAAAGCAG AAACGGGGGTTGAAGCATTTGAGGATTTTACTATCAATGAAGGTTCAGAAACAGATTTTGGTTATAAACATGAACTTGCCGTTGTTAGCGCACCTACTATTCTTCTAACTCTGGAGGCTGGAGTTGGAAACAAGACTCTGCCTATGTTACTATTCTATCTCGGTTTCCAAAGCAACGTCAATGATTGGAGCACTAGGACT ATGAGTATAGAATGTACTATGACTTTGGCTGTGGCGTACTACAATAGTTGTTTAGCTTTATGGGAGCCCCTGATTGAACCCATGGAATCAAGGAAACATGGAAAGCGCATTTCATCGCCATGGGAACTGAACACCAAg ATTCAATTCCACGACCTTTCGATAGACTCACCATCTGCAAGTGTTGCAAGTCCAAGTACGGAGAGTGACCCAGAAGTACCTCAGCAATCAGCTAAAATGTCTATAGATGTTTCGTCGACG GAAAACTTGGAATTAACCGTCACCAAGACGTGTCTTGATGTTCTGAAACAACTCGGCAATGCATTCTCGAATGCTATGGAACCTGGCAAAATGCAGGTAGTCAAAATGGCACCGTACCTATTGAAGAATGAGACTGGCCTATCAATGACTCTGCATTTGGAAAATGGTTATTTTAAG GTTATCGACGATCCGTTAGCAGCAAGTAATTCTAGTACTGGATCTTACATGGAAGTAGTACTTGAGTCCGGAGCCTCTGTGGAATTGGCTCCTACAGTCGTGAAATCGGCAAAGACACATATTCTGGATGAACTTAAAGCTGAATCAGTGAAAATCCAAAGTGACAACACCTTTGTCGTATCg TTTAAAGGGATCGAGAACAAACTTGAGGTACCAGTATTAAGGGCAGATAAAAGGTACTTCTCATTGAAGCATCGTGGCGATGGAGCCGATGAGTGGGGAATAATATCTGATGTAGTAGTAGAGGGTGGAAGCACCATTGTTACTCTTAGAAGTGTACTTCAG GTACACAATCACTTTAGTGAACCGATATCGGTTTACTACATGACAAAAAGGGGAAACGAAGTTGAATGTGTTGGTACCGTAGAACCTGATCAATGTCTCAATCTTCCAATAGATGCTGTCTACACACCAACCAATGAGTTATTCTTCAACGTTGAAGG ATATACAGTATCGATAATTCCATTTATCTGGAAAGATCTACAAAAAACAGTTTCCATGACAAAGCTTTTGCAATGTGAGCCCCGATCCCATCAAGAGTACGTCGAACCATTTTACATAAAG aTGTTTTTCATGATGATCATGGTTGGTAGTTTCCTCTGTAATAACAACACTCTTGGTTTATTACTAGACGTCATCGACTGGCACAGCATATTAAATCGTTCTATATCTTATGTCGAGCGTAGATGTTCaagtataaataaatcagAAGTACCCAAGTATCTGGAAGGACCTATCCAG GCAGTCGGAGAAATTGAACAAGTTTACTTGGAGAATACAAGTCGACATACTATGTCGAGTACCTCTTATAACATACACTTATATCCTTCGGTGtatctaaaaaattttctgccaTTAAACATCGTCATTTCTTTGCCCGGTATTATGGATGAAAAACTCGTGGAGGCCAGCAAAATTTTACCGATATCTACAATTGAGCCTGGACGGTCTAGTATTGTTATAAAG TTACCACAGTACTTAGAAAAAGATTGGTCATGCAGAGTTGAAATTCAAGCGAATCCACCAGAGTTCTCAGTCTGCTCATTTGAATCATACGACAGTCCACAAAGGGTTGTTATGGACTTAGGCATACATACGTCTTTCAAACACGGCTCTTTAATCATGGCGTTGTACTGCCCATTCTGGATGTTGAACAAGACAGGATTAATGTTGTATTACAGG AAATCGAGTAAGTCCGCAGGCAAAGATCATTCAAGTCCCACCAAG AGATGGATTTCCAGTCTAAAACCTCATCCGCGTCGTGGTGAATATGacaagagaaaaggaaaatcg aGTTCAGAGGACAACTTGAATGTTCTCTACCATCCGGAAACTTATAAGggtattattttgttttcgtttagTAGAAAAGCATTctttggaaaaaagaaagcgaTGATAAGAGTTGAAGAGGGAGAATGGTCAGATAAATTTTCTATTGATGTTGCTGGAAGCAAGGGCGTCGTTTCTTGCAAATACAAGGGTCTTGTTTATCag ATTGGCGTCCATAACCAGCTGACTTACAACTCATTAACCAAGCAAATTACGTTTACCCCATATTATGTTTTGATAAATAACTCCGATTTCTTTATTGAATGCCAAGAAAGTGAGCGACCCGCTGACCCTCTCTTTAAG ATACCTCCTGGTGAATGTACTGCTTTTTGGCCTCGTTCTGAACAAGAAGTGAAAACGTTAAAAGCGAAAGTAGTGGGTCATCCAGAGACAACACCAGCCTTCATCTACACCGACGTTCACACAACATTATTAAAACTCGAAAATAAG TATGGTGGGATAAATGTTGACGTGCAGATTAATGAGGGCGGAATATATATTTCGATGTCGGGTTACACTCCTGGAAATGCTCCCGCTCTTATCATCAACCATACTTCGCACACTATCAATCTTTGGGAGAAAGGATCCATGAATGTCAG ATCAATTCAATCATATAACCGGATGTTTTATACATGGGAAAACCCTGCTGGATCAAGAACGTTAGTTTGGGaagatggaaataaaaaagaaattgaaaatgatctCCGGCAG gATAAGCTAGGTCCGTTTACTTTGCCAGAAGTAGATGAAGAGGTATTTTACGTTACGTTTCTTGACGGCATTCAACGCGTACTGTTGTTTACTgctaatttgaaaattgccgAAGACTGTGAACTGGCTGGAGCTTTGGAAGCTAATGATCAAGAAATCACGCTAAATATTCATGGTGTGGGAGTGTCATTAGTGAACAATATAAGTAGAACCGAACTTCTATACATGTGTATTGCCAG CTCTGGTGTTATTTGGGAAACGCGAAAATCTCTTGGGGGTCAGTGGCGCGCGTTGAGTACAAAAGATGTAATTGCTATCGAAGATGGATACCAGAATTATCTTCGTGAACTTCAAATTGGCAGAGACCCGCCGTATCGAATTATGCTGGAACCTAAATTAGAG GTTGACTACCTCAATATGCAGATGATGAAACCACATCGCCGATATATCCATCGCACTTTCCAAACTGGATTATGGATGCAGTATCGCTCATCTGTACATCAAGTACAGTTGCATGCCAAAATAAATCGTCTTCAGATTGACAATCAATTACATGATTGCGTCTTCCCAGTGATCTTAGCTCCAGTTCCACCTCCAAAGAGCATTGTTCACAGTTCGG TGATGAAACCGTTCGCTGAACTAAGTATTCTCAAACGCCTACTGGAGCACAGTACTGTGCaacaattcaaatatttcaaagtaCTCATTCAAGAATTCCACATCAAGGTCGACATCGGATTCATTGGCGCAATTACGGACTTATTCAAAGATGATGAGGCCAGTGATGCAGAAGAG AGTGGACTGTTTCAACAAGACATGAAGCTAGTCACGGAGCCTCTGATGTATCATGTCAGTCAAATAACTACAGCCGAACAAAAGaactttttcgatttgttGCATTTTTCTCCACTTAAG ATTCATATAAGTTTTTCAATGACTGGAAGTAGCACACAATTGCCACAAGTATTAAACGTATTATTACAAGGGATCGGTGTTACTTTGACGGATATAAATGACATTGTGTTCAA ATTAGCATATTTTGAAAGACAATTCACCTTTATGACGCACAATCAATTGACATCAGAGGCAACAAATCATTATGTAGGACAAGCGATCAAGCAAGCTTATGTTCTTGTCTTGGGCTTAGACGTTATTGGAAATCCATACGGTTTGGTGGTCGGTACCATGAAAGGGATTGAAGATTTGTTCTATGAACCTTTTCAAGGTGCGATTCAAGGTCCTGGTGAATTTGCTGAAGGTTTATTGCTCGGAGTCAGAAGTATGTTTGGGCATACTGTTGGCGGCATGGCAGGAGCCGTATCAAAAATTACTGGAGCCATGG GCAAAGGTATTGCTGCCCTCACGTTTGACAAAGACTATCAACGTAAGAGGCAAGAACAATTAAATAAACAGCCAGCTAACTTGCAGGAAGGTCTTGCACGAAGTGGCAAAGGTTTGGTCATG ggaGTATTCGACGGTGTAACCGGTGTTGTCATGAAACCAATATCAGGTGCAAAAGAAGAAGGCGTTGAAGGATTCTTCAAAGGATTTGGAAAAGGTGTTGTTGGATTAGTTACACGACCAACTGCCGGTGTTATAGATTTTGCTAGTGGTTCATTTGGTGCTGTTAAGCG GGCTACGGAAATGGGCGAAGAAGTGAAAAGAGTCAGGCCACCAAGGTTCCTACAACTGGATAATCTTGTTAGACCATATATTCGACACGAAGCGGATGGCAATAAAATTCTTCTT gaATTAGAGAAAGGAAAATATGCCAATACTGACATTTATGTGTATCACGTCAACGTTAACAAGGATGTAGTTTTGCTCACTGACAAACGCATAGCCTTCCTTGTACACAACGATTTGTTTGGCGGCTGGCAG GTTGAGTGGTCTTACACATGGACAGAAGTTGGTAATACACCAAAGGTAGTCGAAAGAGGAGTGGAAGTTCCAGTGAAAGAGACtcataagaagaagaaacttgGAAATTTCTTTAGTGGCACTGATCACGGAAAAATCATATTAGTTTCAGACCCCGAAATAAAACAG GTTTTATGCAGGAAAATTGAAGAGCAAATCAAACAAGTTTCATCATAA